In Rosa chinensis cultivar Old Blush chromosome 1, RchiOBHm-V2, whole genome shotgun sequence, a genomic segment contains:
- the LOC112180549 gene encoding shaggy-related protein kinase theta, with translation MNMMRRLKSIASGRTSVSSDPSGDSSSKRSKFDQQTEKKVTVERRATDQITKSTSMESAASTSSASSVAKIQAKEEKSTVDQLPKDMHQMNIRDDKVNNHVEKDMEETIINGNGTETGHIIATTVGGQNGQPKQTISYMAERVVGTGSFGVVFQAKCLETGDAVAIKKVLQDKRYKNRELQIMRSLDHPNVVQLKHCFFSTTEKDELYLNLVLEYISETVYRVSKHYVRMNQHVPIIYVQLYTYQICRALNYLHHVVGVCHRDIKPQNLLVNPHTHQLKICDFGSAKMLVPGEANISYICSRYYRAPELIFGATEYTTAIDMWSVGCVFAELLLGQPLFPGESGVDQLVEIIKILGTPTREEIKCMNPNYTEFKFPQIKAHPWHKIFHKRMPSEAVDLISRLLQYSPNLRCTALEACAHPFFDDLRDPNVSLPNGRAVPPLFDFTAQELAGASTELRHRLIPEHART, from the exons atgaatatgATGCGTAGGCTCAAGAGCATTGCGTCGGGTCGGACCTCTGTTTCGTCGGACCCG aGTGGTGATTCCAGCTCAAAGAGATCAAAGTTTGATCAACAAACTGAAAAGAAGGTTACTGTTGAGAGAAGAGCCACCGACCAAATtacaaaatcaacatcaatggaATCAGCTGCAAGCACGTCCAGTGCATCTTCAGTAGCTAAGATACaggccaaagaagaaaaatctaCTGTTGATCAACTTCCGAAAGATATGCATCAAATGAATATTAGAGATGATAAGGTGAACAACCATGTTGAAAAG GATATGGAAGAAACTATCATAAATGGTAATGGAACAGAAACAGGCCATATCATTGCGACAACAGTAGGCGGTCAAAATGGACAACCTAAACAG ACAATCTCTTATATGGCAGAGCGCGTAGTTGGCACTGGTTCATTTGGAGTCGTCTTTCAG GCCAAGTGTCTGGAAACAGGTGATGCAGTTGCAATAAAAAAGGTGCTGCAGGATAAAAGATATAAAAATAGAGAACTTCAGATCATGCGCTCACTGGACCATCCCAATGTTGTTCAATTGAAGCATTGTTTCTTTTCAACTACTGAAAAGGACGAGCTGTACCTTAACCTTGTCCTTGAATATATATCTGAGACTGTTTACAGAGTGTCAAAGCATTATGTCAGGATGAACCAACATGTTCCCATTATTTATGTGCAGTTGTACACATACCAG ATTTGTCGGGCATTAAATTACTTGCACCATGTTGTTGGTGTGTGTCATCGTGATATTAAGCCACAGAATTTACTG GTCAATCCCCACACTCATCAGCTAAAGATATGTGATTTTGGGAGCGCAAAGATGCTG GTGCCAGGTGAAGCCAACATATCATATATTTGCTCACGATATTATAGAGCTCCAGAACTCATATTTGGAGCTACAGAATATACAACTGCCATTGATATGTGGTCTGTTGGTTGTGtatttgctgagcttcttcttgGGCAG CCACTGTTTCCTGGGGAGAGTGGTGTTGATCAGCTGGTGGAAATCATAAAG ATTCTTGGAACACCAACCAGAGAAGAAATCAAGTGCATGAATCCAAACTACACTGAGTTCAAGTTTCCTCAAATTAAAGCTCACCCCTGGCATAAG ATATTCCATAAGCGAATGCCCTCTGAAGCTGTGGATCTCATTTCAAGGCTGCTCCAGTATTCACCAAATCTGCGTTGTACTGCT TTGGAGGCTTGTGCGCACCCTTTCTTTGATGATTTGAGAGACCCAAATGTTAGCTTGCCTAATGGACGGGCGGTAcctcctttgtttgattttacagCTCAAG AATTGGCCGGTGCATCCACTGAACTCCGACATCGTCTCATCCCCGAGCATGCAAGGACTTAA
- the LOC112167816 gene encoding probable mediator of RNA polymerase II transcription subunit 26b, which translates to MARTKSRPLNYWRNYFETAKDTNIFSIIDHAIKVAASDFPKDFSLQKDRIVARLSCIQCLGNDEESAHGGCKSGSDSDGCEGLLEADVNKESNLSDEADRVSIDDASQNIDVEVLRIKEIFENSDKEKANDPSMLESLTRLKMMTMTVETLEATAIGKVVSGLKKHGSKQIRDLARTLVDGWKVVVSEYLATQNSKQSSSDVLSKQNKNEQLVIKKQEVVAVKPIKASNNNEEKMQRLDDEVAAQAKIEATKRKLHERYEQIENTKKQRMVQVLDDLPKQGPKVGSHTTNLHGKKPGSAHGRISDKLHRLKKQAGVVGK; encoded by the coding sequence ATGGCGAGGACCAAGTCTCGGCCACTGAATTACTGGAGGAATTACTTTGAAACTGCGAAGGATACGAATATTTTCAGTATAATTGATCATGCCATCAAGGTGGCCGCTTCAGATTTTCCAAAAGACTTCAGTTTACAAAAGGACAGAATAGTTGCACGATTGTCTTGTATTCAGTGTTTGGGCAATGATGAAGAATCAGCTCATGGTGGTTGCAAAAGTGGATCCGATAGCGATGGCTGTGAAGGACTACTTGAGGCCGATGTTAATAAAGAGAGCAACCTAAGTGATGAGGCCGATCGTGTTTCGATTGATGACGCTTCTCAAAATATTGATGTAGAGGTCTTGAGGATCAAGGAAATTTTTGAAAACAGTGATAAGGAAAAGGCTAATGACCCTTCAATGCTCGAGTCTCTGACGAGACTAAAGATGATGACTATGACTGTGGAGACTCTTGAGGCAACCGCAATTGGTAAAGTTGTTAGTGGTCTCAAAAAGCATGGATCCAAGCAGATTCGTGATCTTGCTCGAACACTTGTTGATGGGTGGAAAGTCGTGGTAAGTGAATATTTGGCTACCCAAAATTCGAAACAGTCCTCTTCAGATGTTCTTagcaaacaaaacaagaatGAACAACTAGTGATCAAGAAACAAGAAGTTGTAGCTGTGAAGCCAATTAAGGCCTCAAACAACAATGAAGAAAAGATGCAGCGCTTGGATGATGAAGTTGCAGCGCAAGCGAAAATCGAAGCCACAAAAAGGAAACTCCATGAGCGCTATGAGCAAATTGAGAACACCAAGAAGCAAAGGATGGTTCAAGTCTTGGATGATCTCCCCAAGCAAGGGCCTAAAGTTGGCTCCCACACTACTAATCTACATGGAAAGAAACCTGGTTCAGCACATGGACGGATATCCGATAAGTTGCACAGATTAAAAAAGCAAGCTGGTGTGGTCGGCAAGTAA
- the LOC112180559 gene encoding GDP-L-galactose phosphorylase 2 — translation MLKIKKVPTVVSNYQKDEAEEGRGVGGCGRNCLNKCCIPGAKLPLYAFKKQNNSLGDEKQEAPIAFLDSLVLGEWEDRMKKGLFRYDVTACETKVIPGQFGFIAQLNEGRHLKKRPTEFRVDKVLQPFDGNKFNFTKVGQEEVLFQFEASEDGEVQFHPNAPIDVENSPSVVAINVSPIEYGHVLLIPRILESLPQRIDRESFLLALHMAAEAGSPYFRLGYNSLGAFATINHLHFQAYYLALTFPIEKAPTKKITSLDVGVKISELLSYPVRGLVFEGGNTLEDLSNSVSDACICLQANNIAFNVLISDCGKRVFLLPQCYAEKQALGEVRAELLDTQVNPAVWEISGHMVLKRKKDYDEASDENARKLLAEVSLSEERFQEVNALIFGAIACGGDDGNANSLDDPDVNPRYHEEVSAINKSSRHGMESRTQECLVLQ, via the coding sequence ATGCTGAAGATAAAGAAAGTTCCTACTGTGGTTTCTAATTACCAGAAAGATGAGGCGGAAGAGGGGCGCGGAGTTGGGGGTTGTGGCCGCAACTGCCTTAACAAATGTTGCATTCCAGGAGCAAAACTTCCATTGTATGCTTTCAAGAAGCAAAACAACTCACTTGGTGATGAGAAGCAAGAGGCTCCCATTGCTTTTCTTGATTCATTAGTTCTTGGAGAGTGGGAGGATCGTATGAAGAAAGGCCTATTTCGATATGATGTCACTGCCTGCGAAACCAAGGTGATCCCGGGCCAGTTTGGCTTCATTGCGCAGCTCAATGAGGGCCGCCACCTTAAGAAGCGTCCAACCGAGTTTCGAGTTGACAAGGTCCTCCAACCTTTTGATGGCAACAAGTTCAACTTCACTAAAGTTGGCCAAGAAGAGGTTCTGTTCCAGTTTGAAGCGAGTGAAGATGGTGAAGTTCAGTTTCACCCTAACGCACCTATTGATGTTGAAAACTCTCCAAGCGTTGTTGCCATCAATGTCAGTCCAATTGAATATGGGCATGTGCTGTTGATTCCTCGTATTCTTGAGTCTTTGCCACAAAGAATTGATCGTGAGAGCTTCTTGCTTGCACTTCACATGGCGGCAGAAGCAGGGAGTCCTTACTTCCGATTGGGTTACAACAGCTTGGGTGCATTTGCCACCATCAATCACCTTCACTTCCAGGCTTACTACTTGGCCTTAACCTTTCCCATTGAAAAGGCTCCTACCAAGAAAATAACCAGTTTGGATGTTGGGGTGAAGATCTCTGAGCTTCTGAGCTATCCTGTTAGAGGTCTAGTTTTTGAGGGTGGAAATACTCTGGAAGATTTGTCAAACTCTGTCTCTGATGCCTGTATTTGCCTTCAAGCGAACAACATTGCTTTCAATGTCCTCATATCCGACTGCGGAAAGAGGGTCTTTCTCTTGCCACAGTGTTATGCTGAGAAACAAGCTCTTGGGGAAGTTAGGGCAGAGCTTCTGGATACTCAGGTGAATCCAGCTGTGTGGGAAATTAGTGGACATATGGTGTTAAAGAGGAAGAAGGACTATGATGAGGCATCTGATGAAAATGCTAGGAAGCTCCTTGCCGAGGTCTCTCTTTCTGAAGAGAGGTTCCAAGAGGTGAATGCTCTTATATTTGGAGCCATTGcttgtggtggtgatgatgggaATGCAAATTCACTTGACGATCCAGATGTGAATCCTCGCTATCATGAAGAAGTCAGTGCCATTAACAAAAGCTCCCGTCATGGTATGGAGTCCCGGACCCAGGAATGCCTTGTTCTGCAGTAA
- the LOC112167824 gene encoding secreted RxLR effector protein 161-like, whose product MMVGFKNSMMNVFDMTDLGKIRLFFLGIEVLQQSDGIFICQKKYAMDVLKRFGMDGSSSVGSPIILGFKLHKDEYGVRIDESYYKQVVGSLMYLTATRPDLMFSVSLISRFMAEPTEMHLQAANRILRYLRGTTSFGILNKKGGTYELLAYTDSDYAGDIEDRKSTLGYVFLLSSGAVSWLSKKQPIVTLSTTEAEFVAAAGCASQAIWMRRVLETLGHA is encoded by the coding sequence ATGATGGTTGGTTTTAAGAATTCAATGATGAATGTTTTTGATATGACGGATCTGGGGAAGATAAGATTATTTTTTCTTGGGATAGAAGTTTTGCAGCAGTCTGATGGCATATTTATTTGTCAAAAGAAGTATGCCATGGATGTGTTGAAACGTTTTGGCATGGATGGGAGCAGTTCAGTAGGTAGTCCGATCATACTAGGATTCAAGTTGCATAAAGATGAGTATGGAGTACGAATTGATGAGTCTTATTATAAGCAAGTTGTTGGGAGCTTAATGTATCTCACGGCAACTCGGCCGGATTTAATGTTCAGTGTAAGTTTGATCAGTAGGTTCATGGCCGAACCTACTGAGATGCATCTTCAAGCTGCCAACaggattttgaggtatttgagAGGCACAACCAGTTTTGGAATTCTGAATAAGAAGGGAGGGACATATGAGTTGCTTGCCTATACGGATAGTGATTATGCAGGTGACATAGAGGATCGGAAAAGCACCTTAGGCTATGTTTTCTTATTAAGTTCAGGTGCAGTTTCTTGGCTGTCAAAGAAACAACCCATAGTTACTCTTTCTACCACAGAGGCAGAGTTTGTGGCTGCTGCGGGGTGTGCAAGTCAAGCTATTTGGATGAGAAGAGTTTTGGAGACTCTAGGCCATGCTTAA